The Mariluticola halotolerans nucleotide sequence GAAGCGGGCATTCAGGTCGCCCTGAAACACGATGGCACAATCATCCGGTCCGGCAAGCCACCAGCCTTCAGATTGCCAGCCGCGTTCCGCACGGTAGCCAAGAGCGATGTTTAGCGGATTTCGCGTCTGATTGCACACCCGCAAATCCGCTTGCGCCGGTTGTGCCATAAAGGCTGCCGGTAACAGCAGTGTGAATAGGATCAGTGTGGTGCGGAGGGCTGAATACAATCGGTATGGTCGCATTGGTTTGACTAGGCTCTGTTCATGCAAAAGGGGAGTGCTCAAGTCAATGTCTAAGGGGGTGATTGGGCGAAATTAGAACGAATTTCGGTAAAAGAGACAAGTGTTTGTCGACGCTTTGCCGTCATATGGACCTATAGTGCGCACAGCGTCGTGGATAGCGGTGCCAAACCGCTTGAACCTGGGGCCTGAGTAAGGTTGATACGGGACACGTTAACAAAGAGGCAGTGCCATGGCAGACCACGGAGTAGCGCGCGATCAATTGCGTGCATTTGTAGAGCGTATCGAACGGCTGGAAGAAGAAAAGAAAGCCATCGCCGAAGATATCAAGGAAGTCTATGCCGAGGCCAAGGGCAACGGGTTCGACACCAAGGTGTTGCGG carries:
- a CDS encoding DUF2312 domain-containing protein, with protein sequence MADHGVARDQLRAFVERIERLEEEKKAIAEDIKEVYAEAKGNGFDTKVLRQVVRIRKQDKSERMEQEAILDLYMHALGMVPDTSGDDEE